The following proteins are encoded in a genomic region of Cryptomeria japonica chromosome 11, Sugi_1.0, whole genome shotgun sequence:
- the LOC131079318 gene encoding receptor-like protein 19 encodes MQLESLDVSRNALSGDFPTIWSSHIEVLFANDNFFSGNIPSSFGRMSELWLLNLANNHLTGVIPVSLGRLSNLQLLNLANNYFTGMIPTSLSKCSSLKVINLGNNSLVGNIPHEFSQLSELYSLVVHTNTLNGAFPSLIANCSKLQVLDIGNNLFGGEIPISVTNISKLRVLVMKGNNFIDNILSEIGQLKSLQILRLSSNHISGSIPHTIVLFQAIAIENQDGFILSTFDGYYRDGLAMVLKGTKQYFEYILSTLTSIDFSNNELEGEVASNFGNLKGLRLLNLSMNNLNGTIPNSLGEMSQLESLDLSRNHFSGKIPRELEFLNFFGSLNLSNNNLSRIIPQGMHITSTFTESSFWGNPNLWGCPLPKNCTWRQYAPPPHPISMRKEKNNIEYPWYKIAMGLSYGVAFGGMLSLILTRISWRRKYFNKVDTILKFFFPWMKNLTL; translated from the coding sequence ATGCAGCTAGAATCTTTGGATGTATCCAGAAATGCACTGAGTGGTGACTTTCCAACAATTTGGTCCTCCCATATAGAAGTTTTGTTCGCCAATGACAATTTTTTTAGTGGAAATATACCTTCAAGCTTCGGTAGAATGTCTGAACTTTGGCTATTAAATCTTGCAAACAACCACTTAACTGGAGTGATCCCTGTGAGCTTGGGCAGATTATCTAACCTGCAACTATTAAATCTTGCAAACAACTACTTTACCGGAATGATCCCTACGAGCTTGTCCAAATGCTCTTCCCTTAAAGTCATAAATTTGGGAAATAATAGTTTGGTGGGAAACATACCCCATGAGTTCAGTCAACTAAGTGAATTATATTCGTTAGTTGTGCATACTAATACGCTAAATGGAGCATTCCCTTCCTTAATAGCAAATTGTTCAAAGCTACAGGTTCTTGATATTGGCAACAACCTATTTGGAGGTGAAATACCAATATCAGTTACAAATATTTCAAAGCTAAGAGTATTGGTAATGAAGGGGAACAATTTTATAGACAATATTCTTTCAGAGATTGGCCAACTAAAAAGCCTCCAGATTCTGCGCCTTTCTTCTAATCATATTTCAGGCTCAATTCCACACACAATTGTATTGTTCCAAGCAATTGCAATAGAAAATCAAGATGGCTTTATATTGTCTACTTTTGATGGCTATTATCGAGATGGATTGGCTATGGTTTTAAAAGGCACAAAACAATACTTTGAATATATTCTTTCAACTCTCACATCCATTGATTTCTCAAATAATGAATTGGAGGGAGAAGTTGCTTCTAATTTTGGGAACTTGAAAGGATTGAGGCTCCTAAACCTTTCAATGAACAATTTGAATGGTACCATTCCAAATAGTTTGGGAGAAATGAGTCAACTAGAGTCACTAGACCTTTCAAGAAATCATTTTTCAGGAAAGATTCCTAGAGAGCTTGAATTTTTAAACTTCTTCGGTTCACTAAACTTATCAAACAACAATCTTTCACGAATTATACCACAAGGGATGCATATAACTAGCACATTTACAGAATCCTCTTTTTGGGGAAATCCAAATTTATGGGGATGTCCCCTACCCAAAAATTGTACTTGGCGACAATATGCTCCACCTCCTCATCCAATTTCAATGAGGAAAGAGAAAAATAATATTGAATATCCATGGTATAAGATAGCAATGGGTTTGTCTTATGGAGTAGCATTTGGAGGGATGTTATCATTGATCCTAACAAGAATTAGTTGGAGAAGGAAATACTTCAATAAAGTTGATACAATATTGAAGTTTTTCTTTccatggatgaagaatttgacATTATGA